The following are encoded in a window of Cryobacterium sp. CG_9.6 genomic DNA:
- the nusA gene encoding transcription termination factor NusA, with product MDIDLSVLRQLEREKEIPFEELVQIIEQAILTAYLKHTHPDEPTKQAALEEAGVRVVLDRKNGHVDIYVPEHDEDDNVIGEAIDNPTDFGRIAAYAAKQVINQRLRDLADDAVLGEFKGREGDIVAGIIQQGPNPRMIHVDLGSIEAIMPPEEQVPNETYVHGARIRVFVTAVGRGLKGPQITVSRTHPSLVRKLFALEVPEIASGVVEIVSLAREAGHRTKIAVRATEPGVNAKGACIGELGQRVRAVTNELNNEKIDIVDFSPDLATFVASALSPAKVTSAYVIDESIKAVRALVPDYQLSLAIGKEGQNARLAAKLTGAKIDIQPDSILEDAE from the coding sequence ATGGACATCGACCTCAGTGTTTTGCGGCAATTGGAGCGCGAGAAAGAGATTCCCTTTGAGGAACTCGTGCAGATTATTGAGCAGGCAATCCTGACGGCCTATCTGAAGCACACCCACCCGGATGAGCCCACGAAGCAGGCAGCCTTGGAAGAGGCGGGAGTACGCGTTGTACTCGACCGCAAGAATGGGCACGTAGACATCTATGTGCCGGAGCACGACGAAGACGACAACGTCATTGGCGAAGCCATCGACAACCCGACCGATTTCGGTCGAATCGCGGCCTACGCCGCCAAGCAGGTCATCAACCAGCGCCTACGCGACCTCGCGGATGATGCCGTTCTCGGTGAGTTCAAGGGCCGCGAGGGTGACATTGTTGCTGGGATCATTCAGCAGGGACCCAACCCGCGCATGATTCACGTGGACCTGGGTTCGATCGAGGCCATCATGCCTCCTGAAGAGCAGGTTCCGAACGAGACGTATGTGCACGGTGCGCGCATCCGCGTGTTCGTCACGGCGGTCGGGCGCGGACTCAAGGGCCCGCAGATCACCGTGTCGCGCACGCACCCGTCACTGGTGCGCAAGTTGTTTGCACTCGAGGTTCCCGAAATCGCGAGCGGAGTCGTGGAAATCGTCTCTCTGGCCCGTGAGGCTGGACACCGCACCAAGATCGCGGTTCGGGCCACCGAACCCGGTGTGAATGCCAAGGGTGCGTGCATTGGCGAACTCGGGCAGCGCGTTCGTGCCGTCACCAATGAACTCAACAATGAGAAGATTGACATTGTCGACTTCTCACCCGATCTGGCCACCTTTGTGGCCAGCGCGCTGTCACCCGCAAAGGTGACCAGTGCGTACGTCATTGACGAATCGATCAAGGCCGTTCGCGCCCTGGTTCCCGACTATCAGCTCTCTCTTGCCATCGGTAAAGAGGGTCAGAATGCTCGCCTTGCGGCCAAGCTCACGGGTGCCAAAATCGACATTCAGCCCGATAGCATTCTGGAGGATGCCGAATAG
- a CDS encoding YlxR family protein → MDSVRTCIGCRSRAARSSLLRIVARDSEILVDETATLPGRGAWLHPTVSCFQDAQRRRAFGRALRVTSSLDAKQLENRLTWLMDN, encoded by the coding sequence ATGGACTCCGTTAGAACGTGCATTGGATGCCGTTCGCGCGCCGCACGATCCTCTCTTCTGAGGATTGTTGCCCGGGACTCAGAGATTCTGGTGGATGAAACCGCCACTCTCCCCGGCCGGGGTGCGTGGCTTCATCCGACCGTCTCGTGCTTCCAAGACGCACAGAGGCGCCGCGCTTTCGGGCGTGCCCTTCGCGTGACCAGCTCGCTGGACGCGAAACAACTAGAGAACAGGCTGACTTGGCTTATGGATAACTAA
- the infB gene encoding translation initiation factor IF-2: protein MAAKPRVHEIASELGVDSKVALAKLKEMGEFVKGPSSSVEPPVARRLRAALEAESASAKAANPAAAASTTTTAPAPGPRPSAGAKPGAAKPGAMKPGAKPGARPTPAAQPVAVEQTEAAEAAPVPVAPLTVAERQAQAAEKAAASEKAAAAEKAAAAAAPAAATGTDAPAAKTPGGSATPVKPGAPRPGAARPGNNPFASNQGMGQRPAQPPRPGNNPFASAQGMGQRPATPTPSNIPRPAQPRPGAPRPGGPGQAARPTGFGQRPGAFQRPGGAPGGAGGARPGFARPGGAPAGAPGFGPPRPAGGGGGAGRGRGPGGGTAGAFGRGGGKNKARKSKRTKRAEFELREAPSLGGVSVPRGDGGTVVRLRRGASITDFADKIDASPGNLVTVLFHLGEMATATESLDEATFDVLGEELGYKIQMVSPDDEDRELLLAFDIDIDQELEDETDEDLEVRPPVVTVMGHVDHGKTALLDAIRNAKVAAGEAGGITQHIGAYQVVTEHEGIDRAITFIDTPGHEAFTAMRARGAQVTDIAILVVAADDGIMPQTIEALNHAQAANVPIVVAVNKVDKPGANPQKVRQQLTEFGLVAEEYGGDVMFVDVSAKNKTGIQEILDAVLLVADAGLDMRANPNKDARGVAIEAKLDKGRGAVATVLIQSGTLQVGDSIVAGTAYGRVRAMADENGVAVLLATPSRAVQVQGLSSVPRAGDTFLVIQEDRTARQIAEKREAAERNALLAKARKRISLEDFTRALEEGKVESLNLIIKGDVSGAVEALEESLLKIEVDDSVQLRIIHRGVGAVTESDVNLATVDNAIIIGFNVRPDTKARERAAREGVDVRFYSVIYSALEDIENSLKGMLKPEFEEVQSGIAEIREVFSSSKFGNVAGVIVRSGTITRNAKARVIRDGVVVGDNLGIESLRRFKDDVTEVRTDFECGIGLGKFNDIQIGDEIETIEMKEKPRV, encoded by the coding sequence GTGGCTGCGAAACCACGCGTACACGAGATCGCTAGCGAGCTCGGAGTCGACAGCAAGGTTGCCCTTGCAAAATTGAAAGAAATGGGCGAGTTCGTCAAGGGACCGTCCAGTAGCGTTGAGCCCCCGGTAGCGCGCCGTCTTCGTGCCGCTCTGGAAGCAGAGAGCGCAAGCGCCAAGGCCGCTAACCCGGCCGCCGCGGCGTCCACCACGACAACGGCGCCTGCGCCCGGGCCGCGCCCGAGTGCCGGTGCCAAGCCAGGGGCTGCTAAGCCCGGCGCGATGAAGCCGGGCGCCAAGCCCGGAGCGCGTCCAACGCCTGCTGCACAGCCTGTTGCTGTGGAGCAGACCGAAGCGGCTGAGGCAGCTCCGGTTCCCGTTGCACCCCTCACGGTTGCCGAGCGCCAGGCGCAGGCTGCCGAGAAGGCAGCGGCCAGCGAAAAGGCTGCCGCAGCGGAGAAGGCGGCAGCTGCCGCAGCCCCCGCGGCCGCAACCGGTACAGACGCTCCCGCAGCGAAGACTCCCGGAGGCTCAGCCACCCCGGTCAAGCCCGGTGCACCTCGCCCCGGAGCAGCACGTCCGGGCAATAACCCCTTTGCCAGCAACCAGGGCATGGGTCAGCGTCCCGCCCAGCCGCCGCGTCCGGGAAACAACCCGTTCGCGAGCGCACAGGGTATGGGTCAGCGTCCCGCAACACCCACGCCGAGCAACATCCCGCGTCCCGCACAGCCTCGCCCCGGAGCACCTCGCCCCGGCGGCCCTGGCCAGGCGGCACGCCCGACCGGGTTCGGTCAGCGTCCGGGCGCCTTCCAGCGTCCCGGTGGAGCACCCGGAGGAGCCGGCGGCGCACGTCCCGGCTTCGCTCGTCCCGGTGGTGCACCGGCCGGTGCACCCGGTTTCGGCCCGCCCCGTCCCGCCGGTGGTGGTGGTGGCGCTGGTCGTGGTCGTGGCCCCGGTGGTGGAACCGCTGGTGCGTTCGGTCGCGGAGGCGGCAAGAACAAGGCGCGCAAGTCGAAGCGTACGAAGAGAGCAGAATTCGAACTGCGCGAAGCCCCGTCGCTGGGTGGCGTGAGCGTTCCCCGTGGAGACGGTGGAACGGTTGTTCGCCTGCGTCGCGGCGCGTCGATCACCGACTTCGCCGACAAGATTGATGCGAGCCCCGGAAACCTCGTGACCGTGCTCTTCCACCTCGGTGAAATGGCAACGGCTACGGAGTCTCTCGACGAGGCCACCTTCGATGTACTGGGTGAAGAGCTCGGCTACAAGATTCAGATGGTGTCGCCCGACGATGAGGATCGCGAGCTTCTGTTGGCCTTCGACATCGACATCGACCAGGAACTCGAAGACGAAACCGACGAAGACCTCGAAGTTCGTCCTCCCGTCGTCACGGTCATGGGTCACGTTGACCACGGTAAGACCGCGCTGCTCGATGCGATCCGTAACGCCAAGGTTGCCGCCGGTGAAGCCGGAGGCATCACGCAGCACATTGGTGCCTACCAGGTGGTCACCGAGCACGAGGGCATTGACCGTGCCATCACCTTCATTGACACCCCGGGCCACGAGGCGTTCACCGCCATGCGTGCACGTGGTGCACAGGTGACGGACATTGCGATCCTCGTGGTTGCTGCCGATGACGGAATCATGCCCCAGACCATTGAAGCGCTCAACCACGCACAGGCCGCCAACGTGCCGATCGTGGTTGCCGTGAACAAGGTCGACAAGCCCGGTGCCAACCCGCAGAAGGTTCGCCAGCAGCTCACCGAGTTCGGCCTCGTCGCCGAAGAATACGGTGGAGACGTCATGTTCGTGGACGTGTCGGCGAAGAACAAGACCGGAATCCAGGAAATCCTGGACGCCGTGCTTCTCGTAGCGGATGCCGGACTCGACATGCGTGCCAACCCCAACAAGGATGCTCGCGGTGTGGCCATTGAGGCCAAGCTCGACAAGGGTCGCGGCGCCGTCGCAACCGTGCTCATCCAGTCGGGAACCCTGCAGGTCGGAGACTCGATTGTTGCCGGAACGGCCTATGGTCGCGTTCGTGCAATGGCCGACGAGAACGGCGTTGCTGTTCTTTTGGCAACACCGTCGCGTGCCGTTCAGGTACAGGGCCTCTCCAGCGTTCCTCGTGCCGGTGACACCTTCCTCGTGATTCAGGAAGACCGCACCGCACGTCAGATCGCTGAGAAGCGTGAAGCCGCCGAGCGCAACGCCCTGCTGGCCAAGGCCCGCAAGCGCATCAGCCTCGAGGACTTCACCCGTGCACTCGAAGAGGGCAAGGTCGAGTCGCTCAACCTCATCATCAAGGGTGACGTGTCCGGTGCCGTTGAGGCACTGGAAGAGTCGCTCCTCAAGATCGAGGTCGACGATTCCGTTCAGCTGCGCATCATCCACCGTGGTGTGGGTGCGGTCACCGAGAGCGACGTCAACCTCGCTACCGTCGACAACGCCATCATCATTGGATTCAACGTTCGCCCCGACACGAAGGCACGCGAACGTGCCGCTCGTGAAGGCGTGGACGTGCGCTTCTACTCCGTCATCTACTCGGCACTCGAGGACATTGAGAACTCCCTCAAGGGAATGCTCAAGCCTGAGTTCGAAGAGGTTCAGAGTGGTATCGCCGAAATTCGCGAGGTCTTCAGCTCGTCGAAGTTCGGAAACGTTGCCGGTGTTATCGTTCGCTCCGGTACCATCACCCGAAACGCCAAGGCTCGCGTTATTCGCGACGGCGTCGTGGTGGGGGACAATCTGGGCATCGAATCGCTGCGTCGCTTCAAGGACGATGTCACTGAGGTCCGCACGGACTTCGAGTGTGGTATCGGACTGGGCAAGTTCAACGACATCCAAATCGGTGACGAGATCGAGACGATCGAAATGAAGGAAAAGCCGCGGGTCTAA
- the rbfA gene encoding 30S ribosome-binding factor RbfA has product MADPERARKMADRIKVIIAKRLERGLRDPRLGFVTITDVKVTGDLQHASVFYTVYGSIEERTDSAAALKAATGMMRSEVGKNITARLTPSIEFIADGIPENAALIDDLLREAHERDTATERDASTAQYAGDADPYAKPRDYESDDAESEDADEDVAEADTADRDAASADESVTK; this is encoded by the coding sequence ATGGCAGATCCGGAACGCGCGAGAAAAATGGCGGACCGCATCAAGGTCATCATCGCGAAGCGCCTTGAGCGTGGCTTGCGAGACCCGCGCCTTGGTTTCGTCACGATCACGGACGTGAAGGTGACGGGCGACCTGCAGCATGCCTCCGTCTTCTATACCGTGTACGGCTCGATCGAAGAGCGCACCGACAGCGCTGCGGCGCTGAAGGCCGCAACGGGAATGATGCGCAGCGAGGTGGGGAAGAACATCACCGCTCGGTTGACTCCGTCAATCGAGTTCATCGCTGACGGTATCCCCGAGAACGCCGCACTCATCGACGATCTGCTGCGCGAGGCTCACGAGCGCGACACCGCCACGGAACGCGACGCGAGCACGGCCCAGTACGCCGGCGATGCCGACCCGTATGCCAAGCCGCGCGACTACGAGAGCGACGACGCCGAGAGTGAGGACGCCGACGAGGATGTTGCCGAGGCAGATACTGCCGACCGCGACGCCGCATCCGCTGACGAGTCCGTCACCAAGTAA
- a CDS encoding A/G-specific adenine glycosylase, with product MNVTAPAVPPGALSPVLNLWFRENARDLPWRRSDFSPWGVLVSEFMLQQTPVNRVIPRLTEWLERWPTPAHLAAVPPSEAVRAWASLGYPRRALWLHAAAVQITERHDGLVPESVEELLSLTGVGDYTARAVAAFAYGHRHPVVDTNTRRVLARAVSGQGEPAPPSRTRDLALMSSELPADRAEAAVFNAATMELGAIVCTSRSPKCHECPLRDTCAWRALGYPVYEGARKVVQKKFEGSDRQVRGLIMAELRSTHRPVSPDEISGLWADAAQRDRALASLLVDGLAVPADGGYVLPS from the coding sequence ATGAACGTTACAGCCCCCGCCGTGCCGCCCGGCGCCCTCAGCCCCGTGCTCAACCTGTGGTTCCGTGAGAATGCCCGGGACCTTCCGTGGCGTCGGAGCGATTTTTCGCCCTGGGGGGTTCTCGTCAGCGAGTTCATGTTGCAGCAAACCCCGGTCAACCGGGTGATTCCCCGCCTCACCGAGTGGCTGGAACGCTGGCCCACTCCCGCCCACCTGGCGGCGGTTCCCCCGAGCGAAGCGGTGCGCGCCTGGGCGAGTCTGGGGTACCCCCGGCGTGCCCTCTGGCTGCACGCGGCCGCAGTTCAGATTACAGAACGCCACGACGGTCTCGTGCCAGAGAGCGTGGAGGAGCTGCTCAGCCTCACCGGAGTGGGAGACTACACGGCACGAGCCGTGGCCGCCTTCGCGTATGGCCACCGGCATCCGGTTGTCGACACCAACACCCGGCGAGTGTTGGCCCGTGCCGTCAGTGGCCAGGGCGAGCCGGCGCCGCCCAGTCGCACCCGCGACCTGGCCCTGATGTCGTCGGAGTTGCCCGCTGACCGCGCGGAGGCAGCCGTGTTCAATGCGGCCACGATGGAGCTCGGCGCCATTGTGTGCACCAGCCGCTCCCCCAAGTGCCACGAGTGTCCCCTGCGTGACACCTGCGCCTGGCGGGCGCTGGGCTACCCGGTCTACGAGGGGGCGCGCAAGGTGGTGCAGAAGAAGTTCGAGGGTAGTGACCGGCAGGTTCGCGGCCTCATCATGGCGGAACTGCGCTCCACGCACCGTCCCGTGTCACCCGATGAGATCTCGGGCCTCTGGGCGGATGCCGCGCAGCGCGACCGTGCACTCGCGAGCCTCCTGGTGGATGGGCTCGCTGTCCCCGCCGATGGCGGCTACGTTCTGCCGTCCTAG
- a CDS encoding ketopantoate reductase family protein, producing the protein MRIAVIGAGALGGTFATLLEGAGHEVTVTARGVTLAAIRADGIRLGGGFGDAHARPRAQELLTERPDLALVCTKAQDASRAIADNAQFLNGCPVIVVQNGLLGVDTASALLPDSECFGLLVIVAANYTEPGHVVVTTAAPSYLGRGSGLPDAETLRWQAVLGEPLRTRTISNFVGAQWTKLVVNMLNALPAITGLSVQEVIDTPRLRRILTASMRETVRVAQSRGVRFGSLQKLSNDRLRVFSRLPLWIGQALPLGMRARMGDVPNRGSTLQSIVRGQLTEIDFLNGAVVHEAEAAGITAPVNVTLTALVHEVEATGTHLAVPDVLARLASRTR; encoded by the coding sequence ATGCGAATTGCTGTGATCGGCGCCGGCGCCCTGGGCGGAACCTTTGCCACCCTGCTCGAAGGCGCGGGCCACGAGGTCACGGTGACCGCACGTGGCGTGACCCTGGCGGCGATACGGGCCGACGGCATCCGCCTGGGTGGTGGTTTCGGTGACGCCCATGCGCGTCCTCGTGCCCAGGAGCTTTTGACCGAACGGCCCGATCTCGCCCTGGTCTGCACCAAGGCGCAGGACGCGAGCCGAGCAATCGCCGATAACGCGCAGTTCCTGAACGGATGTCCCGTGATTGTCGTGCAGAACGGTCTGCTGGGCGTAGATACCGCTAGCGCGCTGCTTCCGGACTCGGAGTGCTTCGGACTGCTCGTGATCGTGGCCGCGAACTACACCGAACCGGGGCACGTGGTCGTGACAACGGCCGCGCCCAGCTACCTCGGTCGCGGCAGCGGGCTCCCCGACGCCGAGACGCTCCGCTGGCAGGCCGTGCTTGGGGAGCCGCTCCGAACCCGCACGATCAGCAACTTTGTGGGTGCGCAGTGGACCAAGCTTGTTGTCAACATGCTCAATGCCCTGCCGGCAATCACCGGACTGAGTGTGCAGGAGGTTATCGACACCCCTCGGCTGCGCCGGATCCTCACGGCGAGCATGCGTGAAACGGTGCGGGTGGCACAGAGTCGCGGGGTGCGTTTTGGCTCGTTGCAGAAGCTCTCCAATGACCGATTGAGAGTGTTCTCCCGGCTGCCGCTGTGGATCGGCCAGGCTCTTCCGCTGGGTATGCGCGCGCGAATGGGAGACGTTCCGAATCGCGGATCCACGCTGCAGAGCATCGTGCGCGGGCAGTTGACCGAGATCGATTTTCTGAACGGTGCGGTTGTGCACGAGGCAGAAGCCGCCGGAATCACGGCTCCCGTAAATGTCACGCTCACGGCACTCGTGCATGAGGTGGAGGCAACCGGTACGCACCTGGCGGTACCCGATGTTCTCGCCCGCCTTGCGTCGCGCACGCGCTGA
- the truB gene encoding tRNA pseudouridine(55) synthase TruB, giving the protein MKTPQSTRSGLLLVDKAQGWTSHDAVARTRRLASTRKVGHAGTLDPMATGLLVLGVNSSTRLLTYVVGLDKEYLATIRLGASTTTDDAEGDELVRASSDAVAALTPEAITAGIQALTGDISQQPSAVSAIKVDGQRAYARVRAGEDVQLAERPVTVSSFEQLSSTSRDGFLDLDVRVNCGSGTYIRALARDLGAGLGVGGHLTALRRTRIGPFRVEAASVLEQLDVTASLISPADAATRLLPRLDLTQQQAIDLGHGKRVEVSGSPQGPEPLAAIAPGGRLVGLVEIRGGQAKSILNFPPDEPEPEPEPEPEPESPVATEIRNGDSA; this is encoded by the coding sequence ATGAAGACCCCACAATCCACCCGCAGTGGCCTGCTCCTCGTCGACAAGGCTCAGGGCTGGACCAGCCATGACGCCGTGGCCCGCACCCGTCGCCTGGCCAGCACCCGTAAGGTCGGCCACGCCGGCACGCTCGACCCCATGGCCACGGGTCTCCTCGTGCTGGGTGTGAACAGTTCCACCCGACTGCTCACCTACGTGGTGGGACTCGACAAGGAATACCTGGCCACCATCCGGCTCGGGGCCTCGACCACAACGGATGATGCCGAGGGTGACGAGCTGGTGCGCGCGTCCTCCGACGCCGTCGCCGCGCTCACTCCCGAGGCCATCACCGCCGGGATCCAGGCACTCACCGGTGACATCAGCCAGCAGCCGAGCGCCGTGAGTGCCATCAAGGTGGATGGCCAGCGCGCCTACGCCCGGGTTCGCGCCGGCGAAGATGTGCAACTTGCCGAGCGCCCCGTGACGGTGAGCTCGTTTGAGCAGCTCTCCAGCACTAGTCGCGACGGCTTTCTCGACCTGGATGTGCGCGTCAACTGCGGCTCGGGCACCTACATTCGGGCGCTCGCCCGCGATCTGGGGGCCGGGCTCGGCGTTGGTGGTCACCTCACCGCACTGCGTCGCACCCGCATTGGACCCTTCCGGGTGGAAGCGGCGTCGGTGCTGGAACAACTCGACGTAACCGCGTCGCTTATTTCCCCAGCGGATGCCGCCACTCGCCTGCTTCCGCGGCTGGACCTGACTCAGCAGCAGGCCATCGACCTGGGTCATGGCAAGCGGGTAGAGGTGTCGGGCTCACCGCAGGGACCCGAGCCGCTGGCGGCCATCGCCCCCGGAGGCCGACTGGTGGGTCTGGTGGAAATACGTGGCGGTCAGGCGAAATCCATTCTGAACTTTCCACCCGATGAGCCTGAGCCTGAGCCTGAGCCTGAGCCCGAGCCTGAGTCGCCAGTGGCCACCGAGATCCGTAACGGAGATTCTGCATGA
- a CDS encoding bifunctional riboflavin kinase/FAD synthetase → MKTLYGIPTASADWPASVVCIGKFDGVHAGHRAVIAELNTLAAEHQLAAVVVTFDRHPLALLSPQDCPEALVSIEQKLDLLAETGVDATVVLGFDWHLAGLSPEDFVTSILVDGLKARFVLVGRDFRFGSRGAGDVDTLTQLGVKFGFEVLLIEDVKPHHGRRVSSTWIRGLLTTGDVSTATELLGHLPTMRGVVVHGAARGRELGFPTANLARDSEGFIPADGVYAGWLTDAGTRYPVAISVGNNPTFEGIARRQVEAYVLDETGLDLYDHIVDVAFVERIRGMVAYAGIEPLIAQMHDDVERVRGILAPQPQR, encoded by the coding sequence GTGAAGACCCTCTATGGCATCCCGACGGCGTCGGCCGATTGGCCAGCTTCGGTTGTGTGCATCGGAAAATTCGATGGCGTCCACGCCGGCCATCGCGCTGTCATCGCCGAGCTGAACACCCTCGCAGCCGAACACCAACTCGCGGCCGTTGTGGTGACGTTCGACCGGCATCCGCTCGCCCTCCTGTCGCCGCAGGACTGCCCCGAGGCGCTCGTCAGCATCGAGCAGAAGCTTGATTTGCTGGCCGAGACCGGCGTTGACGCCACCGTTGTGCTCGGCTTTGACTGGCACCTGGCTGGGCTTTCCCCCGAAGACTTCGTGACGTCCATTTTGGTGGACGGTCTGAAGGCCCGGTTTGTTCTGGTGGGACGAGATTTTCGCTTCGGTTCCCGCGGCGCCGGCGACGTGGATACGCTCACCCAACTGGGCGTGAAATTTGGATTTGAGGTGCTCTTGATCGAAGATGTGAAGCCCCATCACGGCCGACGCGTCTCGTCGACCTGGATTCGCGGCCTACTCACGACCGGCGACGTTTCGACGGCCACGGAGCTACTCGGTCACCTGCCCACCATGCGCGGCGTTGTCGTGCACGGCGCTGCCCGCGGCCGGGAGCTCGGCTTTCCCACCGCCAACCTTGCGCGGGACTCAGAGGGCTTCATTCCCGCTGACGGCGTGTATGCGGGGTGGCTCACGGATGCCGGTACGCGCTACCCGGTCGCGATTTCGGTGGGTAACAACCCCACCTTCGAAGGTATTGCGCGCCGTCAGGTAGAAGCTTACGTTCTGGACGAAACCGGTCTCGATCTCTACGACCACATCGTGGATGTGGCTTTTGTGGAGCGGATTCGGGGCATGGTTGCCTACGCGGGAATCGAGCCGTTGATCGCGCAGATGCACGACGATGTGGAGCGCGTCCGCGGAATCCTTGCACCCCAACCCCAACGATAA